One stretch of Ktedonobacterales bacterium DNA includes these proteins:
- a CDS encoding type I restriction endonuclease subunit R, giving the protein MSERSAVQEPMLRYAAEIGWQRVPQTEALRLRGGESGLFFTSVLRDQLLALNPGVVDAARAEDILRRLRLLHPTIEGNRDALSWLRGEQSVFVPSERRERNVILIDFEHPERNIYQITDEWSYRGVVFRNRADVVFLINGIPVATAETKSATRADGVAEGVVQIRRYHRETPELFLTSQVFEVTQLLDFYYGATWSASRKNLFNWKDVVQQGSYEQKVKAFFDHGTFLRLVRDYIVFLTRDDVLSKVILRQHQMRAVEKVLARVQEGTRRRGLIWHTQGSGKTLTMLTIAGKLLAMPGGEKPTILMLVDRNELESQLFRNVMAYGISTVKVVQSKRELQDLLRSDYRGLIVALVQKFDDMPAVLTQRSNIIVLVDEAHRTTGGDLGNFLMGALPNATYIGFTGTPIDTLAKGQGTFKVFGRDDPQGYLDKYSIAESIADGTTVRLHYALAPSTLRVDRGTLEREFLHLAQAEGLSDLDELNSLLDRAVVLTELMKAPERVSKVAATVAEHFRDHIDPLGFKALLVAVDREACALYKQELDKHLSPAWSTVVYSPAHNDEALLKQYYLTEDQEKDVRRRFIRKDTLPKILIVTDKLLTGFDAPILYCMYLDKPMRDHVLLQAIARVNRPYEEDQGQSKPFGLVYDFVGIFERLEAALAFDSDVVTAVIQNIDALKQLFATWMQGEAQQYLPYARGWDDKAKERALVAFAEPMKREAFFKFMRNLQSLYEILSPDAFLRPFLEGYLALQELYQLIRNAQPHPYVDPELTAKTRALLRQHSQTPNLEPPGIVRELGPQELAALKASSLNDVVKVLNLQKILAAKVAQDGPAQPFLLTIGDRAEALAQAYEDRQLTTQQALAELEKIAQDCLEAEAERTRLGLEANSFAIYTALKPFAGEVTAVQATELNALFLRYPDHRWSEEEAKRLRSDLYKRLRPLAGATFIDATNALLRLQRV; this is encoded by the coding sequence ATGAGTGAGCGATCTGCGGTGCAGGAGCCGATGCTGCGCTATGCCGCCGAGATCGGCTGGCAGCGCGTCCCCCAGACTGAAGCGCTGCGCCTGCGCGGGGGCGAGTCAGGCCTCTTCTTCACCAGCGTGCTGCGCGACCAGCTCCTGGCGCTCAATCCGGGCGTGGTCGATGCCGCGCGCGCCGAGGACATCCTGCGGCGGCTGCGCCTGCTGCATCCGACCATCGAGGGCAACCGCGACGCGCTCTCCTGGCTGCGAGGCGAGCAGTCCGTCTTTGTGCCCAGCGAACGGCGCGAGCGCAACGTCATCCTGATTGACTTTGAACACCCGGAGCGCAACATTTACCAGATCACCGACGAGTGGAGCTATCGGGGGGTGGTCTTTCGCAACCGTGCCGATGTGGTCTTCCTCATCAACGGCATTCCGGTTGCCACGGCGGAGACCAAGAGCGCCACCAGAGCCGACGGCGTGGCCGAAGGGGTGGTGCAGATCCGGCGCTATCACCGCGAGACACCCGAACTCTTTCTGACCAGCCAGGTCTTTGAAGTCACCCAACTGCTCGACTTCTATTACGGGGCCACCTGGAGCGCCAGCCGCAAGAACCTCTTCAACTGGAAAGACGTCGTTCAGCAGGGGTCGTATGAGCAGAAGGTCAAAGCCTTCTTCGATCACGGCACCTTCCTGCGCCTCGTGCGCGACTACATCGTCTTTCTCACCCGCGACGACGTGCTCTCCAAGGTGATTCTGCGCCAGCACCAGATGCGCGCCGTCGAGAAGGTGCTGGCCCGCGTGCAGGAGGGCACCAGACGGCGCGGACTCATCTGGCACACCCAGGGCAGCGGCAAAACCCTGACCATGCTGACCATTGCTGGCAAACTGCTCGCCATGCCAGGCGGGGAGAAGCCCACCATCCTGATGCTAGTGGACCGCAACGAACTGGAGAGCCAGCTTTTTCGCAACGTGATGGCCTATGGCATCAGTACCGTCAAGGTGGTGCAGAGCAAGCGCGAGTTGCAAGACCTGCTGCGCTCGGATTACCGAGGGCTGATCGTGGCGCTGGTGCAGAAGTTTGACGATATGCCGGCGGTCCTGACCCAACGGAGTAATATCATCGTGCTGGTCGATGAGGCTCACCGCACGACTGGCGGCGATCTCGGCAACTTCCTGATGGGCGCGTTGCCGAACGCCACCTACATTGGCTTCACGGGCACTCCCATCGACACGCTTGCCAAAGGGCAGGGCACCTTCAAGGTCTTTGGCAGAGACGACCCGCAGGGGTATCTGGACAAGTATTCCATCGCCGAATCCATTGCCGATGGGACCACCGTGCGCTTGCATTATGCCCTGGCCCCTTCGACGTTGCGTGTGGATCGGGGCACGCTGGAGCGCGAGTTTCTGCACCTGGCGCAGGCTGAGGGCCTCAGCGATCTGGATGAACTCAACTCACTGCTGGACCGGGCCGTCGTGCTGACCGAACTGATGAAAGCGCCGGAGCGCGTCAGTAAAGTCGCTGCCACCGTGGCTGAACACTTCCGCGACCACATTGACCCGCTGGGCTTCAAGGCGCTGCTGGTAGCGGTAGACCGCGAAGCCTGCGCGCTCTACAAGCAGGAACTGGATAAGCATCTGTCGCCTGCCTGGAGCACCGTCGTCTATTCGCCTGCCCACAACGATGAGGCGCTACTTAAGCAGTATTATCTGACCGAGGACCAGGAAAAAGATGTGCGCCGGCGCTTCATTCGGAAGGATACTCTGCCCAAAATCCTGATTGTCACCGATAAGTTACTCACCGGCTTTGACGCGCCGATTCTTTACTGCATGTACCTGGATAAGCCCATGCGCGACCATGTGCTGCTGCAAGCCATTGCGCGGGTGAACCGCCCCTATGAGGAGGACCAAGGGCAGAGCAAACCCTTTGGGCTGGTCTATGACTTTGTAGGCATCTTTGAGCGGCTGGAGGCGGCGCTGGCCTTTGATTCGGACGTGGTCACTGCTGTCATCCAGAATATCGACGCGCTGAAACAACTCTTTGCTACCTGGATGCAGGGGGAGGCGCAGCAGTACCTGCCCTACGCGCGCGGCTGGGATGACAAGGCCAAAGAGCGGGCGCTAGTAGCGTTTGCCGAGCCGATGAAGCGGGAGGCGTTCTTTAAGTTCATGCGCAACTTGCAGAGCCTCTACGAAATCCTGTCTCCAGATGCGTTCTTGCGTCCCTTTCTGGAGGGGTATCTGGCCTTGCAAGAACTCTATCAACTTATTCGTAATGCCCAGCCACATCCGTATGTGGACCCCGAACTGACGGCCAAGACGCGCGCGCTCCTGCGACAGCACAGCCAGACGCCCAACCTGGAGCCACCAGGGATCGTGCGCGAACTTGGCCCGCAGGAACTGGCCGCGCTCAAAGCCAGCAGTCTCAATGATGTGGTCAAGGTGCTGAACTTGCAGAAGATTCTCGCCGCGAAGGTGGCACAGGATGGACCAGCGCAGCCGTTCCTGCTTACCATTGGAGACCGGGCCGAGGCGCTGGCCCAGGCCTATGAGGATCGGCAGCTCACGACCCAGCAGGCGCTGGCCGAACTGGAAAAGATTGCCCAGGACTGTCTTGAGGCCGAAGCGGAGCGCACCCGGCTGGGGCTGGAGGCGAACAGCTTTGCCATCTACACGGCGCTGAAACCGTTCGCAGGAGAGGTGACGGCGGTGCAGGCCACCGAACTCAATGCGCTCTTCCTGCGCTATCCTGATCACCGGTGGAGCGAGGAGGAAGCCAAACGGCTGCGCAGCGACCTCTACAAGCGCCTGCGTCCGCTCGCGGGAGCTACGTTTATTGACGCCACCAATGCTCTTTTGAGGTTACAACGGGTATGA
- a CDS encoding M48 family metallopeptidase, with product MMPHQTLDPVTQEQPQWQDAEELRWAARHWAVRIGVKMPQVHLRPMTTKWASISTNGRLKLNTDLLALPKPLGEFVIVHELAHLLAPNHGRVFKSFLYAYLPDWEERERCLQAVIGQRKRDHQSGQQARSRPADRGSQRKCSG from the coding sequence ATGATGCCTCACCAAACTCTCGACCCAGTGACGCAGGAACAGCCACAGTGGCAGGACGCGGAGGAACTGCGCTGGGCTGCGCGCCACTGGGCGGTGCGTATCGGCGTGAAGATGCCCCAAGTGCATCTGCGCCCGATGACCACCAAATGGGCTTCTATCTCCACCAACGGGCGGCTGAAGCTGAATACGGATCTGCTGGCGCTGCCCAAGCCGTTAGGCGAGTTTGTCATTGTGCATGAACTGGCGCATCTGCTGGCGCCCAATCATGGGCGCGTCTTCAAGAGTTTTCTGTATGCCTATCTGCCTGATTGGGAGGAGCGCGAGCGGTGTTTGCAAGCAGTCATAGGGCAGCGCAAGCGCGATCACCAGAGTGGGCAACAGGCACGCTCACGACCAGCAGACCGGGGCAGCCAGAGAAAATGCAGCGGCTAG
- a CDS encoding caspase family protein has translation MDEVPQPPLANRNATTNSAKRYAVVVGIDNYSGANIDSLSFCAADAEAFYDALLTYCEYDPAHVTLFSDGSHAAAKATRREDILAAIATMSSLATEEDSILFFFAGHGTRDDKDSYLLTNEFRRAVIPATSIPLNMVNEAFSQSKARLRLRFFDACHSGKMGARAVPVGPDIRRHFLIEAEGWATLSACKEDEYANEDHALKHGIFSYCLIKGLSGEAKVPDTDIITLNSLVTYTVLNTIEITKERGLQQTPVRDGNHAGDQVLATVRSIPAAQVPPELAKVQETPVEQLKPRPEKVPQFVTDIRALLQDDPTERNFVAPSQQEKLALGDKLVQIIYGWCQGQERQYHEQLEEVVTISVKRQSIRACPLNLKLAEYIENSKIKQAVDLNRVYRTETISSGSIMAVLYPQTQRILDGVSEMERHYNSAVLLTISTQVPLRPICAMVVAVIPSTFGLYLLLYSCSTRLMAGQRESWDAVTFSMRTLRTVDFSDKEGEQTLHELQDLFPQLISFFAESCTARQVYLRQVGILGQSLI, from the coding sequence GTGGATGAGGTACCGCAGCCGCCCCTGGCGAACAGAAACGCTACGACCAACAGCGCGAAGCGCTATGCTGTTGTCGTCGGTATCGATAATTACTCAGGGGCAAATATTGATAGTCTGTCATTTTGTGCAGCGGATGCTGAGGCGTTCTATGATGCGCTGTTAACCTATTGCGAGTATGACCCGGCCCATGTCACCCTCTTCTCAGATGGCTCGCACGCGGCCGCCAAAGCCACTCGCCGCGAAGACATACTCGCCGCAATTGCCACCATGAGCAGCCTTGCTACTGAAGAAGACTCGATCCTTTTCTTTTTTGCCGGTCATGGGACGCGGGACGATAAAGATAGCTATCTGCTCACAAACGAATTCAGGCGCGCGGTTATCCCGGCCACGAGCATACCGCTGAATATGGTCAATGAGGCATTTAGTCAATCAAAGGCACGACTCAGGCTGCGGTTCTTCGATGCCTGCCATTCCGGAAAGATGGGCGCGCGGGCGGTACCAGTGGGTCCAGATATCCGCCGGCATTTCCTTATTGAAGCGGAGGGATGGGCGACGCTTTCAGCCTGCAAGGAGGACGAGTATGCCAACGAAGATCATGCCCTGAAGCATGGCATTTTCTCGTATTGCCTTATCAAAGGCCTCAGCGGCGAAGCCAAAGTACCCGACACCGACATTATCACACTCAACTCCTTGGTCACTTACACCGTCCTCAATACGATTGAGATCACGAAAGAGCGCGGGCTGCAACAGACGCCGGTCCGAGACGGCAATCACGCGGGCGATCAGGTACTTGCTACGGTACGGTCTATACCTGCCGCCCAGGTACCGCCCGAATTAGCGAAGGTACAGGAGACGCCCGTCGAGCAGCTCAAGCCCAGACCGGAGAAGGTTCCGCAGTTCGTTACGGACATCCGCGCCCTGCTGCAAGACGATCCTACCGAGAGAAACTTCGTGGCACCATCACAACAGGAAAAGCTGGCGCTCGGCGATAAGTTGGTGCAAATAATCTACGGATGGTGTCAGGGCCAGGAGCGTCAGTACCATGAGCAGTTAGAGGAAGTAGTGACCATTTCCGTAAAGCGTCAGTCAATCCGGGCATGCCCGCTTAATCTCAAGCTTGCGGAGTATATTGAGAACTCAAAGATCAAGCAGGCGGTAGATCTGAACCGAGTATATAGGACTGAAACCATATCGTCCGGCAGCATCATGGCAGTGCTCTACCCCCAAACTCAACGGATATTGGATGGGGTTAGCGAAATGGAGAGACACTACAACTCCGCCGTCTTGCTGACCATCAGCACGCAGGTACCGCTCCGACCAATATGTGCCATGGTCGTCGCCGTGATACCTTCCACGTTCGGTCTCTATCTGTTGCTGTATTCGTGTTCAACCCGGCTCATGGCAGGTCAGAGGGAGTCTTGGGACGCAGTTACTTTCTCAATGCGAACGCTCCGCACCGTTGACTTTTCGGATAAAGAAGGCGAACAAACCTTACACGAATTGCAGGATCTCTTTCCGCAGCTCATCTCTTTCTTCGCAGAGAGCTGTACGGCGCGTCAGGTCTACCTGCGGCAAGTGGGGATATTAGGGCAATCGCTAATCTAG